A window of the Brassica oleracea var. oleracea cultivar TO1000 chromosome C1, BOL, whole genome shotgun sequence genome harbors these coding sequences:
- the LOC106324414 gene encoding cytochrome P450 81F1-like, with product MLYFILIPLLVLVAYKFIYSETHRFNLPPGPPSRPIVGHLHLMKPPIHRLLQSFANKYGPIFSLRFGSRRVVVITSSSLVQEAFTGQNDINLSSRPFQLTAKYVAYNYTTVGTAPYGDHWRNLRRICALEILSSNRLTNFLHIRKDEIRIMLMRLSRDTTHSDAGSRFTHVELEPLFSDLTFNNIVRMITGKRYYGDDVNNKEEAELFKKLVYDIAVYSGANHTADYLPVLKLFGNKFEEEVKTLGKSMDEILQRLLDDCRRDKDGNTMVTHLLSLQEQEPDYYSDVTIKGLMMAMMLAGTETSAITLEWAMTNLLRHPDVLEKARSEIDEKIGEDRLIDEPDIAVLPYLQDVVSETFRLFPVAPLLVPRTPTEDMKIGGYDIPRDTIVIVNAWAIHRDPELWDDPERFNPDRFKGCGSELCAYKLMPFGNGRRVCPGAGLGRRIVTLALGSLIQCFDWENVKGEEIDMSESTGLGMHKLDPLRAMCRPRPIMAKLLV from the exons ATGTTATACTTCATCCTCATCCCTCTCCTAGTCCTCGTGGCTTACAAATTCATCTACTCCGAAACGCACCGTTTTAATCTCCCACCGGGACCACCGTCACGTCCCATCGTCGGCCATCTCCACCTCATGAAACCGCCGATCCACCGTCTCCTCCAGAGCTTTGCTAACAAATATGGCCCAATATTCTCCCTCCGTTTCGGCTCCCGCCGCGTGGTGGTCATAACTTCCTCTTCACTCGTCCAAGAAGCCTTCACCGGCCAAAACGACATCAATCTTTCGAGCCGGCCTTTCCAACTGACGGCCAAATACGTCGCCTACAACTACACAACCGTCGGAACCGCTCCATACGGTGACCACTGGCGTAACCTCCGCCGCATATGCGCCCTCGAGATCCTCTCCTCCAACCGTCTCACCAACTTCCTCCACATCCGTAAAGACGAAATCCGCATCATGCTCATGCGCCTCTCACGTGACACAACTCACTCCGACGCCGGGAGCCGTTTCACCCACGTCGAGCTGGAACCGCTTTTCTCGGACCTAACGTTCAACAACATCGTAAGAATGATCACAGGGAAGAGATATTATGGCGATGACGTGAACAACAAGGAAGAAGCGGAACTGTTCAAGAAGCTCGTTTACGACATCGCCGTGTACAGCGGCGCGAATCACACGGCGGATTACTTGCCGGTGCTGAAACTGTTCGGAAACAAGTTCGAGGAGGAAGTCAAAACTCTCGGAAAATCCATGGATGAGATTCTTCAGCGTTTGCTCGATGATTGTCGGAGAGACAAAGATGGTAACACAATGGTCACTCACTTGCTGTCTTTGCAAGAACAAGAACCAGACTACTACAGTGACGTCACTATCAAAGGGCTAATGATG GCCATGATGCTCGCGGGAACCGAGACCTCCGCCATAACCCTAGAGTGGGCGATGACGAATTTGCTGAGACACCCTGACGTGTTGGAGAAGGCAAGATCGGAGATAGATGAGAAGATCGGAGAGGACCGTCTTATCGACGAGCCAGACATCGCCGTACTTCCTTACCTCCAAGACGTGGTCTCCGAGACATTTCGATTGTTTCCAGTGGCACCGCTGCTAGTCCCTCGCACGCCGACGGAGGACATGAAGATCGGTGGTTACGACATACCGCGTGACACGATAGTGATTGTTAACGCTTGGGCTATACATAGAGATCCTGAGCTTTGGGATGATCCAGAGAGGTTTAACCCGGATAGGTTTAAAGGATGCGGCAGCGAGTTATGCGCTTATAAGCTGATGCCGTTTGGAAACGGCCGAAGAGTATGTCCCGGTGCTGGACTAGGGAGGAGGATAGTGACGTTGGCGCTAGGATCGTTGATTCAGTGTTTTGATTGGGAGAATGTGAAAGGTGAAGAGATTGATATGTCGGAGAGTACTGGGTTGGGTATGCACAAGCTTGATCCTCTACGGGCCATGTGTAGGCCTAGACCCATTATGGCTAAGCTTCTAGTTTAG
- the LOC106297649 gene encoding uncharacterized protein LOC106297649: protein MRESSDIKDLISYGDDLINLPNSKNGFGVVSQSFDHSKALHFACDEDFNQIQESFKDCKKKLEACKKKTEEAYSDESSGDDDIERLQKELDEDMELESKINDELRVVAD, encoded by the exons ATGAGAGAGAGCTCCGATATTAAAGATTTAATCTCCTACGGAGACGATTTAATCAACTTACCGAACTCCAAGAACGGATTCGGCGTCGTATCGCAAAGCTTCGACCACTCAAAAGCTCTCCACTTCGCTTGCGATGAGGATTTCAATCAGATTCAGGAATCTTTCAAAG ATTGTAAGAAGAAGCTAGAAGCTTGCAAGAAGAAAACAGAGGAAGCTTATTCAGATGAATCATCAGGAGACGATGACATTGAGCGTCTTCAGAAAGAGCTTGATGAAGATATGGAACTAGAAAGCAAGATAAATGACGAGCTTAG AGTCGTTGCTGATTAA